A single region of the Ciconia boyciana chromosome 13, ASM3463844v1, whole genome shotgun sequence genome encodes:
- the EEF2K gene encoding eukaryotic elongation factor 2 kinase isoform X3 has product MADEDLIFRMEGIDNARSTTANSGNYLDADSDDEDNYFICPITDDPVSNKSASIKVDNYYSNLAKTEQYSSSSSPRNSFSFKNDTQHRSKHGSVVDHSRETWKHAIQKAKHMPDPWAEFHLEDIETEQATRYRYNAVTGEWVEDEVLIKMASQPFGRGAMRECFRTKKLSNFLHTQNWKGAYNYVAKQYIESVGRDVYFEDVRLQMEAKLWGEEYNRHKPPKQVDIVQTCIIEMKNRPGKPLFHLEHYIEGKYIKYNSNSGFVRDDNIRLTPQAFSHFTFERSGHQLIIVDIQGVGDLYTDPQIHTENGTDFGDGNLGVRGMALFFHSHFCNNICKSMGLAPFDLSSKEKDALDCNKKLLESAQTILRGTEEKCGSSRVRTISGSRPPLLFRLSENSGDESMSDVAFDSLPCSPSSATPHSQKMDMLNWPVFNEVDNLVHKDYDQLDNQRDFENGGDSGYPSEKRSELEDLDHRERGHSNNNRRHESDEDSLGSSARISVEKWNLYNSSRVHIHRPSCVAQEIQRLNALELEKKIGKSVLGKVHLAMVRYHEAGRFCEKDREWDRESALFHLEHAADCGELEAIVGLGLMYSQLPHHILSEVTLEDTKENRNKGFDYLLRAAEAGDRPSMILVARAYDTGVNLGSDRVQDWKEALYWYNAALNMTDYDEGGEYDGTQDEPRYLLLAREAEMLMMGGFHLNKDPQRSGVDAKSLRFSVRRKHV; this is encoded by the exons ATGGCAGACGAGGACCTTATTTTTCGTATGGAAGGGATTGATAATGCTAGATCGACTACAGCAAACTCTGGAAATTATCTTGATGCTGATAGTGATGATGAAGACAATTATTTTATCTGTCCAATAACGGATGATCCAGTTTCTAACAAGTCTGCTAGTATCAAAGTTGACAATTATTATAGCAACTTAGCAAAAACTGAACAGTACAGTTCAAGCTCTTCCCCTAGAAACTCTTTTAGCTTTAAG AATGACACACAGCATCGTTCTAAGCACGGCTCTGTGGTTGACCATAGTCGG GAAACCTGGAAGCATGCTATTCAGAAAGCTAAGCACATGCCTGATCCGTGGGCAGAATTTCATCTTGAGGACATTGAGACGGAACAAGCCACTCGTTACAG GTACAATGCAGTTACTGGGGAATGGGTTGAAGATGAAGTCCTCATCAAGATGGCTTCACAA cCTTTTGGCCGTGGAGCAATGCGAGAGTGTTTCAGAAC gaaaaagcTGTCCAACTTCTTACACACGCAGAACTGGAAAGGTGCCTATAACTATGTTGCCAAGCAATACATAGAGAGTGTGGGCAGGGATGTGTATTTTGAGGATGTCCGACTTCAGATGGAAGCAAAACTCTGGGGAGAAGAGTACAACCGGCACAAGCCACCAAAACAG gtGGATATAGTACAGACCTGTATTATCGAAATGAAGAACAGACCTGGAAAGCCTCTCTTTCATCTGGAACATTACATTGAGGGCAAATACATCAAATACAACTCAAATTCTGGATTTGTGCGAGACGACAACATTCGTCTTACTCCGCAA GCCTTTAGTCACTTCACCTTTGAGCGCTCAGGACACCAGCTCATTATTGTTGATATCCAGGGAGTTGGAGATCTTTACACGGACCCTCAGATCCATACAGAGAACGGTACAGATTTTGGAGATGGCAACCTAG GTGTTCGAGGTATGGCCTTGTTCTTTCATTCTCATTTCTGCAACAACATTTGCAAAAGCATGGGGCTTGCACCATTTGATCTTTCATCCAAAGAGAAAGATGCCTTGGATTGTAATAAAAAATTGCTT GAATCTGCTCAAACAATTCTCCGtggcacagaggaaaaatgtgGCAGCAGCCGGGTGAGAACAATCTCTGGTAGTCggcctcctctgctcttccGCCTGTCTGAAAACTCTGGAGATGAAAGCATGAGCGATGTAGCATTTGACTCTCTaccctgctctccttcctcagcaACCCCTCACAGCCAAAAGATGGACATGCTTA attGGCCTGTGTTCAATGAAGTAGATAACTTGGTTCACAAAGACTATGATCAGCTTGATAACCAAAGG GATTTTGAAAATGGTGGAGACAGTGGATATCCCAGTGAAAAGAGAAGTGAGCTAGAAGATCTGGATCATAGAGAGAGG GGCCATTCAAACAACAACCGAAGACATGAATCTGATGAAGACAGTTTGGGAAGCTCTGCAAGG ATCAGTGTGGAGAAATGGAATCTCTACAACTCTTCCAGAGTCCACATCCACAGACCGTCCTGTGTTGCCCAAGAAATTCAGAGGCTCAATGCACTagaacttgaaaagaaaattgggaAGTCGGTCCTTGGGAAG GTTCATTTGGCTATGGTTCGCTATCATGAAGCTGGGCGTTTCTGTGAGAAAGACAGGGAATGGGATCGGGAGTCAGCCCTGTTTCACCTGGAGCATGCTGCAGactgtggggagctggaagcCATCGTTGGGTTAGGACTCATGTACTCTCAGTTGCCACATCACATTCTTTCTGAGGTCACTCTGGAG gacacaaaggagaacagaaataaaggatTTGATTACTTGCtgagagcagcagaagctggagacCGGCCTTCCATGATTCTGGTAGCAAGAGCATATGATACAGGTGTAAATCTTGGTTCAGACAG agTACAGGATTGGAAGGAAGCTCTGTACTGGTACAATGCTGCACTGAACATGACCGACTATGATGAGGGAGGTGAAtatgatggcactcaggatgagCCCCGGTATCTGCTCCTGGCCAGGGAAGCAGAGATGTTAATGATGGGAGGGTTCCACCTGAATAAGGATCCACAGAGATCAG GTGTCGATGCCAAGTCTTTGAGATTTTCCGTGAGAAGGAAGCATGTATAA
- the EEF2K gene encoding eukaryotic elongation factor 2 kinase isoform X1: MADEDLIFRMEGIDNARSTTANSGNYLDADSDDEDNYFICPITDDPVSNKSASIKVDNYYSNLAKTEQYSSSSSPRNSFSFKNDTQHRSKHGSVVDHSRETWKHAIQKAKHMPDPWAEFHLEDIETEQATRYRYNAVTGEWVEDEVLIKMASQPFGRGAMRECFRTKKLSNFLHTQNWKGAYNYVAKQYIESVGRDVYFEDVRLQMEAKLWGEEYNRHKPPKQVDIVQTCIIEMKNRPGKPLFHLEHYIEGKYIKYNSNSGFVRDDNIRLTPQAFSHFTFERSGHQLIIVDIQGVGDLYTDPQIHTENGTDFGDGNLGVRGMALFFHSHFCNNICKSMGLAPFDLSSKEKDALDCNKKLLESAQTILRGTEEKCGSSRVRTISGSRPPLLFRLSENSGDESMSDVAFDSLPCSPSSATPHSQKMDMLNWPVFNEVDNLVHKDYDQLDNQRDFENGGDSGYPSEKRSELEDLDHRERGHSNNNRRHESDEDSLGSSARISVEKWNLYNSSRVHIHRPSCVAQEIQRLNALELEKKIGKSVLGKVHLAMVRYHEAGRFCEKDREWDRESALFHLEHAADCGELEAIVGLGLMYSQLPHHILSEVTLEDTKENRNKGFDYLLRAAEAGDRPSMILVARAYDTGVNLGSDRVQDWKEALYWYNAALNMTDYDEGGEYDGTQDEPRYLLLAREAEMLMMGGFHLNKDPQRSGELYTEAAEAAMEAMKGRLANQYYQKAEEAWAMMEE, from the exons ATGGCAGACGAGGACCTTATTTTTCGTATGGAAGGGATTGATAATGCTAGATCGACTACAGCAAACTCTGGAAATTATCTTGATGCTGATAGTGATGATGAAGACAATTATTTTATCTGTCCAATAACGGATGATCCAGTTTCTAACAAGTCTGCTAGTATCAAAGTTGACAATTATTATAGCAACTTAGCAAAAACTGAACAGTACAGTTCAAGCTCTTCCCCTAGAAACTCTTTTAGCTTTAAG AATGACACACAGCATCGTTCTAAGCACGGCTCTGTGGTTGACCATAGTCGG GAAACCTGGAAGCATGCTATTCAGAAAGCTAAGCACATGCCTGATCCGTGGGCAGAATTTCATCTTGAGGACATTGAGACGGAACAAGCCACTCGTTACAG GTACAATGCAGTTACTGGGGAATGGGTTGAAGATGAAGTCCTCATCAAGATGGCTTCACAA cCTTTTGGCCGTGGAGCAATGCGAGAGTGTTTCAGAAC gaaaaagcTGTCCAACTTCTTACACACGCAGAACTGGAAAGGTGCCTATAACTATGTTGCCAAGCAATACATAGAGAGTGTGGGCAGGGATGTGTATTTTGAGGATGTCCGACTTCAGATGGAAGCAAAACTCTGGGGAGAAGAGTACAACCGGCACAAGCCACCAAAACAG gtGGATATAGTACAGACCTGTATTATCGAAATGAAGAACAGACCTGGAAAGCCTCTCTTTCATCTGGAACATTACATTGAGGGCAAATACATCAAATACAACTCAAATTCTGGATTTGTGCGAGACGACAACATTCGTCTTACTCCGCAA GCCTTTAGTCACTTCACCTTTGAGCGCTCAGGACACCAGCTCATTATTGTTGATATCCAGGGAGTTGGAGATCTTTACACGGACCCTCAGATCCATACAGAGAACGGTACAGATTTTGGAGATGGCAACCTAG GTGTTCGAGGTATGGCCTTGTTCTTTCATTCTCATTTCTGCAACAACATTTGCAAAAGCATGGGGCTTGCACCATTTGATCTTTCATCCAAAGAGAAAGATGCCTTGGATTGTAATAAAAAATTGCTT GAATCTGCTCAAACAATTCTCCGtggcacagaggaaaaatgtgGCAGCAGCCGGGTGAGAACAATCTCTGGTAGTCggcctcctctgctcttccGCCTGTCTGAAAACTCTGGAGATGAAAGCATGAGCGATGTAGCATTTGACTCTCTaccctgctctccttcctcagcaACCCCTCACAGCCAAAAGATGGACATGCTTA attGGCCTGTGTTCAATGAAGTAGATAACTTGGTTCACAAAGACTATGATCAGCTTGATAACCAAAGG GATTTTGAAAATGGTGGAGACAGTGGATATCCCAGTGAAAAGAGAAGTGAGCTAGAAGATCTGGATCATAGAGAGAGG GGCCATTCAAACAACAACCGAAGACATGAATCTGATGAAGACAGTTTGGGAAGCTCTGCAAGG ATCAGTGTGGAGAAATGGAATCTCTACAACTCTTCCAGAGTCCACATCCACAGACCGTCCTGTGTTGCCCAAGAAATTCAGAGGCTCAATGCACTagaacttgaaaagaaaattgggaAGTCGGTCCTTGGGAAG GTTCATTTGGCTATGGTTCGCTATCATGAAGCTGGGCGTTTCTGTGAGAAAGACAGGGAATGGGATCGGGAGTCAGCCCTGTTTCACCTGGAGCATGCTGCAGactgtggggagctggaagcCATCGTTGGGTTAGGACTCATGTACTCTCAGTTGCCACATCACATTCTTTCTGAGGTCACTCTGGAG gacacaaaggagaacagaaataaaggatTTGATTACTTGCtgagagcagcagaagctggagacCGGCCTTCCATGATTCTGGTAGCAAGAGCATATGATACAGGTGTAAATCTTGGTTCAGACAG agTACAGGATTGGAAGGAAGCTCTGTACTGGTACAATGCTGCACTGAACATGACCGACTATGATGAGGGAGGTGAAtatgatggcactcaggatgagCCCCGGTATCTGCTCCTGGCCAGGGAAGCAGAGATGTTAATGATGGGAGGGTTCCACCTGAATAAGGATCCACAGAGATCAG GTGAGCTgtacacagaagcagcagaagcagcaatggAAGCCATGAAAGGCAGACTAGCAAATCAGTACTaccaaaaagcagaagaggcttGGGCGATGATGGAAGAATGA
- the EEF2K gene encoding eukaryotic elongation factor 2 kinase isoform X2, which translates to MADEDLIFRMEGIDNARSTTANSGNYLDADSDDEDNYFICPITDDPVSNKSASIKVDNYYSNLAKTEQYSSSSSPRNSFSFKETWKHAIQKAKHMPDPWAEFHLEDIETEQATRYRYNAVTGEWVEDEVLIKMASQPFGRGAMRECFRTKKLSNFLHTQNWKGAYNYVAKQYIESVGRDVYFEDVRLQMEAKLWGEEYNRHKPPKQVDIVQTCIIEMKNRPGKPLFHLEHYIEGKYIKYNSNSGFVRDDNIRLTPQAFSHFTFERSGHQLIIVDIQGVGDLYTDPQIHTENGTDFGDGNLGVRGMALFFHSHFCNNICKSMGLAPFDLSSKEKDALDCNKKLLESAQTILRGTEEKCGSSRVRTISGSRPPLLFRLSENSGDESMSDVAFDSLPCSPSSATPHSQKMDMLNWPVFNEVDNLVHKDYDQLDNQRDFENGGDSGYPSEKRSELEDLDHRERGHSNNNRRHESDEDSLGSSARISVEKWNLYNSSRVHIHRPSCVAQEIQRLNALELEKKIGKSVLGKVHLAMVRYHEAGRFCEKDREWDRESALFHLEHAADCGELEAIVGLGLMYSQLPHHILSEVTLEDTKENRNKGFDYLLRAAEAGDRPSMILVARAYDTGVNLGSDRVQDWKEALYWYNAALNMTDYDEGGEYDGTQDEPRYLLLAREAEMLMMGGFHLNKDPQRSGELYTEAAEAAMEAMKGRLANQYYQKAEEAWAMMEE; encoded by the exons ATGGCAGACGAGGACCTTATTTTTCGTATGGAAGGGATTGATAATGCTAGATCGACTACAGCAAACTCTGGAAATTATCTTGATGCTGATAGTGATGATGAAGACAATTATTTTATCTGTCCAATAACGGATGATCCAGTTTCTAACAAGTCTGCTAGTATCAAAGTTGACAATTATTATAGCAACTTAGCAAAAACTGAACAGTACAGTTCAAGCTCTTCCCCTAGAAACTCTTTTAGCTTTAAG GAAACCTGGAAGCATGCTATTCAGAAAGCTAAGCACATGCCTGATCCGTGGGCAGAATTTCATCTTGAGGACATTGAGACGGAACAAGCCACTCGTTACAG GTACAATGCAGTTACTGGGGAATGGGTTGAAGATGAAGTCCTCATCAAGATGGCTTCACAA cCTTTTGGCCGTGGAGCAATGCGAGAGTGTTTCAGAAC gaaaaagcTGTCCAACTTCTTACACACGCAGAACTGGAAAGGTGCCTATAACTATGTTGCCAAGCAATACATAGAGAGTGTGGGCAGGGATGTGTATTTTGAGGATGTCCGACTTCAGATGGAAGCAAAACTCTGGGGAGAAGAGTACAACCGGCACAAGCCACCAAAACAG gtGGATATAGTACAGACCTGTATTATCGAAATGAAGAACAGACCTGGAAAGCCTCTCTTTCATCTGGAACATTACATTGAGGGCAAATACATCAAATACAACTCAAATTCTGGATTTGTGCGAGACGACAACATTCGTCTTACTCCGCAA GCCTTTAGTCACTTCACCTTTGAGCGCTCAGGACACCAGCTCATTATTGTTGATATCCAGGGAGTTGGAGATCTTTACACGGACCCTCAGATCCATACAGAGAACGGTACAGATTTTGGAGATGGCAACCTAG GTGTTCGAGGTATGGCCTTGTTCTTTCATTCTCATTTCTGCAACAACATTTGCAAAAGCATGGGGCTTGCACCATTTGATCTTTCATCCAAAGAGAAAGATGCCTTGGATTGTAATAAAAAATTGCTT GAATCTGCTCAAACAATTCTCCGtggcacagaggaaaaatgtgGCAGCAGCCGGGTGAGAACAATCTCTGGTAGTCggcctcctctgctcttccGCCTGTCTGAAAACTCTGGAGATGAAAGCATGAGCGATGTAGCATTTGACTCTCTaccctgctctccttcctcagcaACCCCTCACAGCCAAAAGATGGACATGCTTA attGGCCTGTGTTCAATGAAGTAGATAACTTGGTTCACAAAGACTATGATCAGCTTGATAACCAAAGG GATTTTGAAAATGGTGGAGACAGTGGATATCCCAGTGAAAAGAGAAGTGAGCTAGAAGATCTGGATCATAGAGAGAGG GGCCATTCAAACAACAACCGAAGACATGAATCTGATGAAGACAGTTTGGGAAGCTCTGCAAGG ATCAGTGTGGAGAAATGGAATCTCTACAACTCTTCCAGAGTCCACATCCACAGACCGTCCTGTGTTGCCCAAGAAATTCAGAGGCTCAATGCACTagaacttgaaaagaaaattgggaAGTCGGTCCTTGGGAAG GTTCATTTGGCTATGGTTCGCTATCATGAAGCTGGGCGTTTCTGTGAGAAAGACAGGGAATGGGATCGGGAGTCAGCCCTGTTTCACCTGGAGCATGCTGCAGactgtggggagctggaagcCATCGTTGGGTTAGGACTCATGTACTCTCAGTTGCCACATCACATTCTTTCTGAGGTCACTCTGGAG gacacaaaggagaacagaaataaaggatTTGATTACTTGCtgagagcagcagaagctggagacCGGCCTTCCATGATTCTGGTAGCAAGAGCATATGATACAGGTGTAAATCTTGGTTCAGACAG agTACAGGATTGGAAGGAAGCTCTGTACTGGTACAATGCTGCACTGAACATGACCGACTATGATGAGGGAGGTGAAtatgatggcactcaggatgagCCCCGGTATCTGCTCCTGGCCAGGGAAGCAGAGATGTTAATGATGGGAGGGTTCCACCTGAATAAGGATCCACAGAGATCAG GTGAGCTgtacacagaagcagcagaagcagcaatggAAGCCATGAAAGGCAGACTAGCAAATCAGTACTaccaaaaagcagaagaggcttGGGCGATGATGGAAGAATGA